In Eisenibacter elegans DSM 3317, the genomic window GCTCCGAAATATAGGCCAACGTTTCTATGAGTACGAACAACAACGCATTAAAACACACAGACCTGACTTGAGCGTATACAGACTGAACTACGATTGACGATTGCAGATTGGCGATTAAACTCTAAATCCCACTTATGATTTGACTTTCATCCCAAAAATCAGGATGTCATCTATTTGTCGGTGTGTACCATTTTCGGTCCATTCCCTCAGCTCTTGTTCCAATACATTTTGTTGTTCATCAAATGGCAGCTCACTGATTGTCAGAAAGACCTCTCGCAGCCTTTTGGTAGAAAAACGGCGGCCTTTGGGCCCTCCAAATTGGTCTTGCAGGCCGTCAGAAGTAAGGTAAAATGTCATATCATCCTCGATAGGGATGGTATGTAAGCTGAAGTGGTCTTGGGTGGTATAGTTTTGAAACCCTCCAATGATGATATTATCCCCCTTGATGACCTCCAGTTCTCCGTTTCGGATGAGGTACAGAGGATGTGCGGCAGCAGCATAATCCAACCGATAAAAATGCGATTGCTGGGTTTGAGGGTTATATTTTTTGTGCAACACACAAATACCGATGTCCATCCCGTCTTGGTTGCGGGTTTCTTTTTGTCGTAGTGCTCGTTGTACTTCTTCTTTGAGGTTGTGTAATATCTCGTCTGGGTTGATAATTTGGCGAATATTGACAATCTCGTGTAGCAAGTCATTGCCTATCAGGCTCATAAAAGCCCCAGGGATACCATGTCCGGTACAGTCAGCTACTGCAATAATCAGCCGGTCTTGCATGGCGGCAAACCAATAAAAATCACCACTGACGATATCGCGAGGCTTATAAAAGATAGTAAAATCTTCTATGTGGGCGGCAATCTCTTCGTGGCGTGGCAAGATAGCTGTCTGAATGCGCCTAGCATAGTTGATACTGGCGGTCAGGTCGTTATTTTTGTGTTCTATCAGTTGTTTTTGCTGCTCTAGCGCCTGACTTTTCTCATTGATTTGCTCATATGCCTGAATTAGCTCTTGGGTACGCTGGGCTACTTTTTGTTCCAATAAGGCATTGAGTTCGGCCAGCTTTCCTGTATTTTCGTTCAGCTCTTTTTCTTGTTGGTAGCTTTTGAGCCCCTGTTTGATGGTAATGACCAAGTCTTCTTCTTGCCAGGGTTTGCTGATACAGCGGTAAAGATTGGTATTGTTGAAGAGCGTCGTGATGGAGGTGATAGGGCGATCGGGATCTATAAGCAATATTTTGATGCTCTGCGGCAGGGTCTGATGAACCTTGCTGAGCAATTCTTCCCCAGAGATGCCTTCGAGGTGATAAGCCGTCAACAACAGCGGAATTTCATAACCTTCGGCCACAAAAGTCAGTATCTTCTCCCATGCCTCTTGGCCGTTGGAGGCGTGTTCTATCCGAAAGGTCGTACTGAAATGCTTGTCGAGCTGCCCCAAGAGGGCTACCAAAGCATCCAGTGCTGATTCTACACAAAAGAGTATGCGCTTCATACAAATGAGTTAAGTAAGGCTACACGCGCCGCAGGCCATTGGGCAAAGATACAACAAAAGTAGTACCTTGTCCTTGTTGGCTTTGTAGGTCGATAGTTCCGCCCAGTTT contains:
- a CDS encoding SpoIIE family protein phosphatase, which produces MKRILFCVESALDALVALLGQLDKHFSTTFRIEHASNGQEAWEKILTFVAEGYEIPLLLTAYHLEGISGEELLSKVHQTLPQSIKILLIDPDRPITSITTLFNNTNLYRCISKPWQEEDLVITIKQGLKSYQQEKELNENTGKLAELNALLEQKVAQRTQELIQAYEQINEKSQALEQQKQLIEHKNNDLTASINYARRIQTAILPRHEEIAAHIEDFTIFYKPRDIVSGDFYWFAAMQDRLIIAVADCTGHGIPGAFMSLIGNDLLHEIVNIRQIINPDEILHNLKEEVQRALRQKETRNQDGMDIGICVLHKKYNPQTQQSHFYRLDYAAAAHPLYLIRNGELEVIKGDNIIIGGFQNYTTQDHFSLHTIPIEDDMTFYLTSDGLQDQFGGPKGRRFSTKRLREVFLTISELPFDEQQNVLEQELREWTENGTHRQIDDILIFGMKVKS